From one Sparus aurata chromosome 16, fSpaAur1.1, whole genome shotgun sequence genomic stretch:
- the zbtb8a gene encoding zinc finger and BTB domain-containing protein 8A isoform X2, whose amino-acid sequence MSGQPQRWFNAADITVAHQSNLLKQLNQQRRQELFCDCSVLVEGQLFRAHRNVLFASSGYFRMLLSQGPDGLSDSVSATFDVFSPDTFTVILDFIYSGQLDLSSHNVIEVMSAASYLQMNNVINYCKNFIKSSLDISVKDEDSERCISLSETCSFTSVVGDETSEQQQGPSSVSPPPALWTRDNSRSQSGFIGKDSEQEASASALTTNPSSPSDLNAEAEELQDPHDPLYTLPGSERRRSKGGTKRKAPNSARSNQHEDLDIQEARTQKAEKAEELYATLPPIVGVIGHFNKDSNPIMRFKCPFCTHTVKRKADLKRHLRCHTGERPYPCQACNKRFTRLEHLRSHFETIHQARKLVCRRCKCQVTEDTGHVVCEGTRRYRMCTACIQEVGCDDIPMDSLEGNNDEPALLLGVDGEEEGDTKRSWMVTDDDDLAEDSGADLIIQQVDDSEEELP is encoded by the exons ATGTCCGG GCAGCCTCAGAGGTGGTTCAACGCCGCTGACATCACAGTGGCTCACCAAAGCAACCTGCTGAAGCAGCTCAACCAGCAGCGCCGCCAGGAGCTCTTCTGTGACTGCAGCGTGTTGGTGGAGGGCCAGCTCTTCAGGGCCCACCGCAACGTCTTGTTTGCCAGCAGCGGCTACTTCCGCATGCTGCTGTCCCAGGGGCCGGACGGGCTGTCCGACTCTGTCAGCGCCACCTTCGACGTCTTCAGCCCCGACACCTTCACCGTTATTCTAGATTTCATTTACTCTGGCCAGCTGGACCTCTCCAGTCACAATGTGATTGAGGTGATGTCTGCAGCCAGCTACTTGCAGATGAACAATGTCATCAACTACTGCAAGAACTTCATCAAATCCTCCTTGGACATCAGCGTGAAAGATGAAGACAGCGAGCGCTGCATCAGCTTGTCTGAGACTTGCAGTTTCACCAGTGTAGTAGGAGATGAGACCTCGGAGCAGCAGCAAGGCCCCAGCTCTGTGAGCCCACCACCAGCACTTTGGACCCGGGACAATTCCAGATCCCAGTCTGGATTTATAGGGAAGGACTCTGAGCAGGAGGCATCAGCCTCAGCCCTAACGACTAACCCAAGTAGCCCTAGTGATCTCAACGCAGAGGCAGAGGAACTGCAGGACCCTCATGACCCACTGTATACCCTGCCTGGATCGGAGCGCCGGAGAAGTAAAGGGGGGACCAAGAGGAAAGCACCCAACAGCGCTCGCTCCAACCAGCATGAAGACCTAGACATCCAGGAGGCGAGGACACAGAAGgctgaaaaggcagaggagCTGTATGCTACTCTACCACCTATTGTGGGTGTTATTGGACACTTTAACAAAG ATTCCAACCCTATTATGCGCTTCAAATGCCCCTTTTGTACACACACGGTGAAGAGGAAGGCGGACCTGAAGCGCCACTTGCGCTGTCACACTGGGGAGAGGCCGTACCCCTGCCAGGCCTGCAATAAACGCTTCACTCGCCTGGAGCATCTTCGTAGCCATTTTGAGACG ATCCATCAAGCCAGGAAGCTGGTGTGCAGGAGGTGTAAGTGTCAGGTGACAGAGGATACCGGGCATGTGGTGTGTGAGGGCACACGACGCTACCGCATGTGCACTGCGTGCATCCAGGAAGTGGGTTGTGATGACATCCCCATGGACAGCCTAGAGGGGAACAATGATGAGCCGGCCCTGTTGTTGGGGGTggatggggaggaggagggggacacCAAGAGGAGCTGGATGGTAACTGATGACGACGACCTGGCTGAAGACTCGGGGGCCGACCTCATCATCCAACAAGTGGACGACAGCGAGGAAGAGCTGCCGTGA
- the gjb3 gene encoding gap junction protein beta 3, translated as MDWKTFQALLSGVNKYSTAFGRVWLSVVFVFRVMVYVVAAERVWGDEQKDFDCNTKQPGCANVCYDHFFPISHIRLWALQLIFVTCPSFMVVMHVAYRDDRERKHMAKHGNESKLYNNTGKKHGGLWWTYLISLFVKTGIEVSFLYILHRIYDSFYLPRLVKCEVSPCPNQVDCYIGHPTEKKVFTYFMVGASALCIILNICEIIYLISKRIVRCANKVKRRNRNMAVHHGKYDDDHFNNCNDTVMRPEPELRELKEKPPSFRSAFKPSFRPSALILEEKIRASAPNLSTS; from the coding sequence ATGGACTGGAAGACCTTCCAAGCCCTCCTCAGTGGGGTGAACAAATACTCCACAGCGTTCGGCCGGGTATGGCTGTCGGTGGTGTTTGTCTTCAGAGTGATGGTGTACGTGGTGGCGGCGGAGCGAGTGTGGGGCGACGAGCAGAAAGACTTTGACTGCAACACCAAGCAGCCCGGCTGCGCCAACGTCTGCTACGACCACTTCTTCCCCATCTCCCACATCCGCCTGTGGGCCCTGCAGCTCATCTTCGTCACCTGCCCGTCCTTCATGGTGGTCATGCACGTGGCGTACCGTGACGACCGCGAGCGCAAGCACATGGCCAAGCATGGCAACGAGAGCAAGCTGTACAACAACACGGGCAAGAAGCACGGCGGCCTGTGGTGGACCTATCTGATCAGCCTCTTCGTAAAGACGGGCATCGAGGTCTCCTTCCTCTACATCCTCCACCGCATCTACGACAGCTTCTACCTACCCAGGCTCGTCAAGTGCGAGGTGTCGCCTTGCCCCAACCAGGTGGACTGCTACATCGGCCACCCCACTGAGAAGAAGGTCTTCACCTACTTCATGGTCGGAGCTTCGGCCCTCTGCATCATCCTGAACATCTGCGAGATCATTTATCTCATCTCCAAGCGCATCGTGCGGTGTGCAAACAAGGTGAAGAGGCGCAATCGCAACATGGCCGTGCATCACGGCAAGTACGATGACGACCACTTTAACAACTGCAACGACACTGTGATGAGGCCGGAGCCAGAGCTCAGGGAGCTGAAAGAAAAGCCTCCGTCCTTCCGGAGTGCGTTCAAGCCTTCCTTCAGGCCATCAGCACTTATTCTTGAGGAGAAGATACGGGCCTCTGCTCCGAATCTGTCCACTTCCTGA
- the zbtb8a gene encoding zinc finger and BTB domain-containing protein 8A isoform X1: MDMVADLGANRLYRAPGESSHQQPQRWFNAADITVAHQSNLLKQLNQQRRQELFCDCSVLVEGQLFRAHRNVLFASSGYFRMLLSQGPDGLSDSVSATFDVFSPDTFTVILDFIYSGQLDLSSHNVIEVMSAASYLQMNNVINYCKNFIKSSLDISVKDEDSERCISLSETCSFTSVVGDETSEQQQGPSSVSPPPALWTRDNSRSQSGFIGKDSEQEASASALTTNPSSPSDLNAEAEELQDPHDPLYTLPGSERRRSKGGTKRKAPNSARSNQHEDLDIQEARTQKAEKAEELYATLPPIVGVIGHFNKDSNPIMRFKCPFCTHTVKRKADLKRHLRCHTGERPYPCQACNKRFTRLEHLRSHFETIHQARKLVCRRCKCQVTEDTGHVVCEGTRRYRMCTACIQEVGCDDIPMDSLEGNNDEPALLLGVDGEEEGDTKRSWMVTDDDDLAEDSGADLIIQQVDDSEEELP; the protein is encoded by the exons atggaCATGGTGGCGGACTTGGGGGCGAATAGACTCTATCGGGCGCCGGGTGAATCGAGTCACCA GCAGCCTCAGAGGTGGTTCAACGCCGCTGACATCACAGTGGCTCACCAAAGCAACCTGCTGAAGCAGCTCAACCAGCAGCGCCGCCAGGAGCTCTTCTGTGACTGCAGCGTGTTGGTGGAGGGCCAGCTCTTCAGGGCCCACCGCAACGTCTTGTTTGCCAGCAGCGGCTACTTCCGCATGCTGCTGTCCCAGGGGCCGGACGGGCTGTCCGACTCTGTCAGCGCCACCTTCGACGTCTTCAGCCCCGACACCTTCACCGTTATTCTAGATTTCATTTACTCTGGCCAGCTGGACCTCTCCAGTCACAATGTGATTGAGGTGATGTCTGCAGCCAGCTACTTGCAGATGAACAATGTCATCAACTACTGCAAGAACTTCATCAAATCCTCCTTGGACATCAGCGTGAAAGATGAAGACAGCGAGCGCTGCATCAGCTTGTCTGAGACTTGCAGTTTCACCAGTGTAGTAGGAGATGAGACCTCGGAGCAGCAGCAAGGCCCCAGCTCTGTGAGCCCACCACCAGCACTTTGGACCCGGGACAATTCCAGATCCCAGTCTGGATTTATAGGGAAGGACTCTGAGCAGGAGGCATCAGCCTCAGCCCTAACGACTAACCCAAGTAGCCCTAGTGATCTCAACGCAGAGGCAGAGGAACTGCAGGACCCTCATGACCCACTGTATACCCTGCCTGGATCGGAGCGCCGGAGAAGTAAAGGGGGGACCAAGAGGAAAGCACCCAACAGCGCTCGCTCCAACCAGCATGAAGACCTAGACATCCAGGAGGCGAGGACACAGAAGgctgaaaaggcagaggagCTGTATGCTACTCTACCACCTATTGTGGGTGTTATTGGACACTTTAACAAAG ATTCCAACCCTATTATGCGCTTCAAATGCCCCTTTTGTACACACACGGTGAAGAGGAAGGCGGACCTGAAGCGCCACTTGCGCTGTCACACTGGGGAGAGGCCGTACCCCTGCCAGGCCTGCAATAAACGCTTCACTCGCCTGGAGCATCTTCGTAGCCATTTTGAGACG ATCCATCAAGCCAGGAAGCTGGTGTGCAGGAGGTGTAAGTGTCAGGTGACAGAGGATACCGGGCATGTGGTGTGTGAGGGCACACGACGCTACCGCATGTGCACTGCGTGCATCCAGGAAGTGGGTTGTGATGACATCCCCATGGACAGCCTAGAGGGGAACAATGATGAGCCGGCCCTGTTGTTGGGGGTggatggggaggaggagggggacacCAAGAGGAGCTGGATGGTAACTGATGACGACGACCTGGCTGAAGACTCGGGGGCCGACCTCATCATCCAACAAGTGGACGACAGCGAGGAAGAGCTGCCGTGA
- the hmgcl gene encoding hydroxymethylglutaryl-CoA lyase, mitochondrial — protein MAAVLKLVNRGTLSSAMGQQYLSFSSAPKVQAVGFRAGQALPEKVKIVEVGPRDGLQNEKTIVPTETKIHLIDMLSASGLPVIEATSFVSPKWVPQMADQVEVMKGIGRIPGVSYPVLTPNLKGFQAAVKAGASEVAIFGAASELFSKKNINCSVDESLQRFNDVMKAAKEAGVPVRGYVSCVVGCPYEGKVAPEKVAYVAKRLYSMGCYEISLGDTIGVGTPGSMIEMLEAVSKEVPISALAVHCHDTYGQALANILVALQMGIGVVDSSVAGLGGCPYAQGASGNVATEDVVYMLHGLGIQTGVDLSKLMDAGAFICRTLNRKSNSKVAQAVCKL, from the exons ATGGCGGCCGTCCTTAAGCTTGTAAACAGAGGCACTTTAAGTTCAGCGATGGGTCAGCAGTATCTGTCGTTTAGCTCCGCACCAAAGGTCCAAGCA gtggGTTTCAGAGCTGGTCAAGCTCTTCCAGAAAAGGTGAAAATAGTGGAGGTGGGACCCAGAGATGGCCTCCAAAACGAAAAG ACTATTGTGCCAACAGAGACAAAAATTCACCTGATTGACATGTTGTCAGCCTCGGGGCTGCCAGTCATTGAGGCCACCAGCTTTGTATCTCCAAAATGGGTTCCACAG ATGGCAGATCaggtggaggtgatgaaggGAATCGGTAGGATACCAGGAGTATCTTACCCAGTCCTCACCCCCAACCTCAAGGGTTTCCAGGCTGCT GTGAAAGCAGGAGCCTCAGAGGTGGCCATATTTGGTGCTGCATCTGAGCTGTTCAGTAAGAAGAACATAAACTGCTCAGTGGATGAGAGTTTACAGCGCTTCAATGACGTTATGAAAGCAGCCAAAGAGGCTGGTGTGCCAGTTAGAGG TTACGTGTCATGTGTTGTTGGATGTCCGTATGAAGGCAAGGTGGCACCTGAAAAAGTTGCATAT GTAGCTAAACGTCTCTACTCCATGGGCTGCTACGAAATCTCCCTCGGTGACACCATAGGAGTGGGGACTCCAGGTAGCATGATTGAAATGCTGGAGGCAGTGAGCAAAGAGGTGCCAATCAGTGCCTTGGCAGTACACTGCCACGATACCTACGGCCAGGCCCTGGCTAACATCCTCGTAGCCTTACAG ATGGGAATCGGTGTCGTCGACTCGTCGGTTGCTGGACTGGGCGGTTGTCCGTATGCCCAGGGGGCTTCTGGGAATGTTGCTACTGAAGATGTAGTCTATATGCTGCATGGACTTGGGATTCAAACA GGGGTGGACCTCTCAAAGCTGATGGATGCTGGAGCTTTCATCTGTCGAACACTCAACAGGAAGTCCAACTCCAAAGTGGCACAGGCAGTCTGCAAACTGTAG
- the zbtb8a gene encoding zinc finger and BTB domain-containing protein 8A isoform X3: MLLSQGPDGLSDSVSATFDVFSPDTFTVILDFIYSGQLDLSSHNVIEVMSAASYLQMNNVINYCKNFIKSSLDISVKDEDSERCISLSETCSFTSVVGDETSEQQQGPSSVSPPPALWTRDNSRSQSGFIGKDSEQEASASALTTNPSSPSDLNAEAEELQDPHDPLYTLPGSERRRSKGGTKRKAPNSARSNQHEDLDIQEARTQKAEKAEELYATLPPIVGVIGHFNKDSNPIMRFKCPFCTHTVKRKADLKRHLRCHTGERPYPCQACNKRFTRLEHLRSHFETIHQARKLVCRRCKCQVTEDTGHVVCEGTRRYRMCTACIQEVGCDDIPMDSLEGNNDEPALLLGVDGEEEGDTKRSWMVTDDDDLAEDSGADLIIQQVDDSEEELP; the protein is encoded by the exons ATGCTGCTGTCCCAGGGGCCGGACGGGCTGTCCGACTCTGTCAGCGCCACCTTCGACGTCTTCAGCCCCGACACCTTCACCGTTATTCTAGATTTCATTTACTCTGGCCAGCTGGACCTCTCCAGTCACAATGTGATTGAGGTGATGTCTGCAGCCAGCTACTTGCAGATGAACAATGTCATCAACTACTGCAAGAACTTCATCAAATCCTCCTTGGACATCAGCGTGAAAGATGAAGACAGCGAGCGCTGCATCAGCTTGTCTGAGACTTGCAGTTTCACCAGTGTAGTAGGAGATGAGACCTCGGAGCAGCAGCAAGGCCCCAGCTCTGTGAGCCCACCACCAGCACTTTGGACCCGGGACAATTCCAGATCCCAGTCTGGATTTATAGGGAAGGACTCTGAGCAGGAGGCATCAGCCTCAGCCCTAACGACTAACCCAAGTAGCCCTAGTGATCTCAACGCAGAGGCAGAGGAACTGCAGGACCCTCATGACCCACTGTATACCCTGCCTGGATCGGAGCGCCGGAGAAGTAAAGGGGGGACCAAGAGGAAAGCACCCAACAGCGCTCGCTCCAACCAGCATGAAGACCTAGACATCCAGGAGGCGAGGACACAGAAGgctgaaaaggcagaggagCTGTATGCTACTCTACCACCTATTGTGGGTGTTATTGGACACTTTAACAAAG ATTCCAACCCTATTATGCGCTTCAAATGCCCCTTTTGTACACACACGGTGAAGAGGAAGGCGGACCTGAAGCGCCACTTGCGCTGTCACACTGGGGAGAGGCCGTACCCCTGCCAGGCCTGCAATAAACGCTTCACTCGCCTGGAGCATCTTCGTAGCCATTTTGAGACG ATCCATCAAGCCAGGAAGCTGGTGTGCAGGAGGTGTAAGTGTCAGGTGACAGAGGATACCGGGCATGTGGTGTGTGAGGGCACACGACGCTACCGCATGTGCACTGCGTGCATCCAGGAAGTGGGTTGTGATGACATCCCCATGGACAGCCTAGAGGGGAACAATGATGAGCCGGCCCTGTTGTTGGGGGTggatggggaggaggagggggacacCAAGAGGAGCTGGATGGTAACTGATGACGACGACCTGGCTGAAGACTCGGGGGCCGACCTCATCATCCAACAAGTGGACGACAGCGAGGAAGAGCTGCCGTGA